The stretch of DNA TGTTCACTACTGCGGCGGATCTCTCGAAGCGGCGTGGACCCAGGGGATGGAAGCCGTCGCCGCCCTGCCTGAATGGGCCGAGGTAATCCGACGCAACCCGTCCAATAGACAGCGGTTCCTCGACCAGGAACGCACCGCGTTCGTCCAGACCATGGAGCGCTGGATGCAGGCTTACTGCCCACGGTCCGGCCAGCCGGTCCCCGGCCTTCCGGACCACCTGGCCCGCACCATCAAGGTCCCGACCTTGGTCTTCCGAAGCGGGGCCAGCGACGCATTCCACACCCGCCCCACGTCCGAAGCCATCGGCGAGCTGATCCCCAGCGCCCGGCTCGCCGAACCCCCCTGGCCCGACACCGAGTGGTTCGACGGCCAGCAGAGGCAAGCCCACGGCCAGCAAGCCGGTCCCTTCGTGAGCTGGCCCCTCCTGGGGCCGCAGCTACTCGCCTGGGCCAACGAGAGCCTGGGGTGATCGAGCTGTGCGCTCCCGTGCCGTTATGGCGACTCCGGCGTAACCCCGGCACCCCTGAGCATCCGACGAAGGTCGATCACCATCTGCTCGTCGATGTCTCGACCTCGTGGAGCGTCCAGAGTCTCGGTCTCAGCCCCAAGGGTCACTGTGAAACGGCCGTCGTGGCGCCTAGTGACCATGGCTACGCTCTGCAGTAGCGACAGCACGTCGTGCCACTCGATGTTGTGGCTCACCGGATGGCCGAAGATTTTTGCCACCGTAGCCCGATGATGAGCGTCAAGCTTCACACACCGGAGCGTAGCCGTCTTGTCGGCACCCATTCACGCTCAGGATGGGCGGGACGAACGCCGTCCGGAGAACCAGGGGCGCCGTCGGGCGTGCGATACCCGACTCGGTTACTGTCCACACCCAGCGGCCGATTGATGCGGACATGTCCTCGAATTGGGAAATCGTCTATCGCGACAACGTGAACTACATCTACGGCCTGATGTTCTCGCGGGTCGGGAACCGCCCCGATGCCGAGGATCTGACCTCGGAAGTGTTCCGAACGGCTCTGCGTCCTCTTCGGCTGTCCGCATCAGACCCCGAGATTCGTTCCTACTTGCGGGCGACTGCGCACACGGTCCTGGCCTCACACTGGCGACGTCGCTTCGGGCTCGAGGTGACGACCCTGAACCCGGATTC from Acidimicrobiales bacterium encodes:
- a CDS encoding alpha/beta hydrolase, which gives rise to MATATVNGMTLGYELVGDYGRPWVITPGGRYTKEEPGVRELAETIAAGGNRVLIWDRPNCGESDVCFQGPTESEMQADALAALLRHLDLAPAVIMGGSGGARVSLLTVANNPDVAAGLAVVWISGGVFGLMILGVHYCGGSLEAAWTQGMEAVAALPEWAEVIRRNPSNRQRFLDQERTAFVQTMERWMQAYCPRSGQPVPGLPDHLARTIKVPTLVFRSGASDAFHTRPTSEAIGELIPSARLAEPPWPDTEWFDGQQRQAHGQQAGPFVSWPLLGPQLLAWANESLG
- a CDS encoding sigma-70 family RNA polymerase sigma factor; the encoded protein is MSSNWEIVYRDNVNYIYGLMFSRVGNRPDAEDLTSEVFRTALRPLRLSASDPEIRSYLRATAHTVLASHWRRRFGLEVTTLNPDSELPDAGDDVMESDAPQRAAEILDGLPERYRRILELRFLEAQSLKEAARAMNISVGNAKVLQHRALRLAAGATEGRNQ